A genomic segment from Polyangium mundeleinium encodes:
- a CDS encoding IS66 family transposase zinc-finger binding domain-containing protein codes for MAFTAFRCTSRKCARRSGEVVGAGVDFRFAVLRPRDRLALADVVRLGQGRGAAEIAGCRVFACWIAQKNRLLVGEKSERRGRVEHDASPKPPQKGHGPKAQPSLLIVELVHGLDEADKVCSSCGGALEAWEGQFEESEEVDVVPRRFEFKKHKRQKYRCRCDGRQARRGWAWRYG; via the coding sequence ATGGCCTTCACGGCCTTCCGCTGCACGTCGCGCAAGTGTGCGAGGCGCTCGGGGGAGGTGGTCGGCGCGGGCGTGGATTTCCGCTTTGCCGTCCTCCGGCCCCGAGATCGGCTTGCACTGGCGGACGTTGTACGGCTGGGCCAAGGGCGCGGCGCCGCCGAAATTGCCGGCTGCCGGGTTTTCGCCTGTTGGATTGCTCAGAAGAATCGGCTGCTCGTCGGCGAGAAGTCGGAGCGTCGCGGCAGAGTCGAGCACGACGCATCGCCGAAGCCGCCACAGAAGGGCCACGGACCGAAGGCGCAGCCGTCGTTGCTGATTGTGGAGCTCGTGCACGGGCTCGACGAGGCCGATAAGGTCTGCAGCTCGTGCGGCGGCGCGCTTGAGGCGTGGGAAGGGCAATTCGAGGAATCGGAGGAGGTCGACGTCGTCCCGCGACGCTTCGAGTTCAAGAAGCACAAGCGGCAGAAATATCGGTGCCGTTGCGACGGCCGTCAAGCAAGACGAGGCTGGGCGTGGAGATACGGTTGA
- a CDS encoding FecR domain-containing protein, with protein MRSVSRRRIADFVSPALSEARIARMWSAIADAERARLRGSESPRSAVRRAMRWRAAPILAAALVAVALFLGVWRRPPSSPVMTGLVIDTGAAVQEVSLPDGSILSLAAATRLHVLSATAHEVRLRLERGSVICDIVHREERRFVVAAGDVEVEDRGTRFAVDVRPEADREVVEVRVERGAVEVRDAAQSVLATLKPGQDWKSGGPEPLTMGPPLAPRGSGEPAAPSASASAPSAPASTAAPSVSARSARALSPEALFDRATAARLAGRHADAAADFERFYRRFPDDPRAGLAAYELGRIRLGSLRDPQGAAAAFEAVLERPSDPFREDAEAARIEALANLGDREACTRARDAFRARYPRSLHAGRVARLCGGP; from the coding sequence ATGAGATCGGTGTCGCGTCGCCGCATCGCGGACTTCGTGAGCCCGGCGCTGAGTGAGGCGCGCATCGCGCGGATGTGGTCGGCCATCGCGGACGCCGAGCGAGCGCGGCTCCGGGGATCGGAGAGCCCGCGTTCCGCGGTGCGCCGCGCGATGCGCTGGCGGGCAGCCCCGATCCTGGCCGCTGCGCTCGTGGCCGTGGCGCTCTTCCTTGGTGTGTGGCGAAGGCCGCCGTCGAGCCCCGTGATGACGGGGCTCGTGATCGACACGGGGGCGGCGGTTCAGGAGGTGTCGCTGCCCGACGGGAGCATCTTGAGCCTGGCCGCGGCGACGCGCCTGCACGTGCTCTCCGCGACCGCCCACGAGGTCCGCCTGCGCCTCGAGCGCGGCAGCGTGATCTGCGACATCGTGCACCGCGAGGAGCGCCGCTTCGTCGTCGCCGCGGGAGACGTCGAGGTGGAGGATCGAGGCACGCGCTTCGCGGTCGACGTGCGCCCGGAAGCGGATCGAGAGGTGGTCGAAGTGCGCGTCGAGCGCGGCGCGGTCGAGGTGCGCGACGCGGCGCAATCGGTCCTCGCGACGCTCAAGCCGGGGCAGGATTGGAAGAGCGGCGGCCCCGAGCCGCTCACGATGGGGCCGCCGCTCGCCCCGCGGGGCAGTGGCGAGCCGGCGGCGCCGAGCGCGTCGGCCTCGGCGCCGAGCGCGCCGGCCAGCACGGCGGCGCCTTCGGTGTCCGCTCGATCGGCGCGCGCGCTCTCGCCCGAGGCGCTTTTCGATCGCGCGACCGCGGCGCGGCTCGCCGGACGCCACGCGGACGCGGCCGCCGACTTCGAGCGGTTCTACCGGCGCTTCCCCGACGATCCGCGCGCCGGGCTCGCCGCGTACGAGCTCGGGCGAATCCGCCTCGGATCGCTGCGCGATCCGCAGGGCGCGGCCGCGGCGTTCGAAGCCGTCCTCGAGCGTCCGAGCGATCCGTTTCGCGAGGACGCGGAGGCGGCCCGCATCGAGGCTTTGGCGAACCTCGGCGACCGGGAGGCTTGCACGCGCGCGCGCGACGCGTTCCGTGCGCGCTACCCGCGGAGCCTGCATGCCGGGCGCGTGGCAAGGCTCTGCGGAGGCCCATGA
- a CDS encoding PEGA domain-containing protein, with translation MGNPRPPLVALGTAIMAVVQGALPSDALVPSALAQSPRKPDDDGEDDSLLLTAPSIEQPMYLAHRSHSSHRSHASHRSHYSGGYGSGSRGSDSEEAPAPPPPPPKPATVSLVAYPGGRIFVDGKLVGTDSTATLTLTPGRHEVRVENKFVGDTNTSIDVSEGQTGMIVVQW, from the coding sequence GTGGGCAACCCGCGTCCTCCTCTCGTCGCGCTGGGAACAGCCATCATGGCCGTCGTGCAGGGAGCGTTGCCTTCCGACGCGCTCGTCCCGAGCGCGCTCGCCCAGTCCCCACGGAAGCCCGACGACGACGGCGAGGACGACTCACTGCTGCTCACGGCCCCGAGCATCGAGCAGCCGATGTACCTCGCGCACCGGTCGCACAGCTCACATCGCTCGCACGCGTCGCACCGCAGCCACTACTCCGGGGGCTATGGCTCGGGCTCCCGAGGTTCCGACAGCGAAGAAGCGCCGGCCCCGCCGCCTCCTCCCCCCAAGCCGGCCACCGTGTCGCTCGTGGCCTATCCCGGGGGCCGGATCTTCGTGGACGGGAAGCTCGTGGGAACCGACTCCACGGCGACGCTGACGCTCACGCCCGGACGACACGAGGTCCGCGTGGAGAACAAGTTCGTCGGCGACACGAACACGAGCATCGACGTGTCCGAGGGGCAGACCGGCATGATCGTGGTCCAGTGGTAG
- the hxsD gene encoding His-Xaa-Ser system protein HxsD has protein sequence MFRDGCIGVTVDVRAYRLSAVQKTAYRLAAKCTAIIGEVREHSLVVTLTFAPTTGEREALETARLFFQELLDQELREKVGEQTASLRALILAHAFSRTSLPPRG, from the coding sequence GTGTTTCGGGACGGATGCATCGGCGTCACCGTCGATGTCCGCGCCTACCGCCTCTCGGCCGTACAGAAGACCGCCTACAGGCTGGCCGCGAAGTGCACCGCCATCATCGGTGAGGTCCGGGAGCACTCGCTCGTCGTGACGCTCACCTTCGCGCCCACGACCGGCGAGCGCGAGGCCCTCGAGACGGCGAGGCTCTTCTTCCAGGAGCTCCTCGACCAGGAGCTCCGTGAGAAAGTTGGAGAACAAACAGCCTCGCTCCGCGCGCTGATCCTCGCTCACGCCTTCTCGCGCACGAGCCTCCCTCCCCGCGGGTGA
- a CDS encoding RNA polymerase sigma factor yields the protein MAEPVTRLDPRRSDAALVTAALEGDEPAKEALFRRYVGMVSGLSFRLLGRDEELEDIVQESFAQAFGALHKLERPQAFAAWLSSIVTRVTIATIRRRRLLARLGLLRGEPVHLETLIASTAPPDVAAELVAVYGLIAKLPVRERVVLILRRVEELSLEEIVVQTGWSLATVKRALVRAEGLLDVSRSRGEEGR from the coding sequence ATGGCCGAGCCCGTCACGAGACTGGACCCGCGGCGGAGCGACGCGGCGCTCGTCACGGCTGCGCTCGAAGGGGACGAGCCGGCGAAAGAGGCGCTGTTTCGCCGGTATGTGGGGATGGTGAGCGGGCTCTCGTTCCGACTGCTCGGGCGCGACGAGGAGCTCGAGGACATCGTGCAGGAGAGCTTCGCCCAGGCTTTCGGCGCGCTCCACAAGCTCGAGCGGCCCCAGGCGTTCGCGGCGTGGCTCTCGTCGATCGTGACCCGTGTCACAATCGCGACCATCCGACGCCGGCGGCTGCTGGCGCGCCTGGGGCTCCTGCGCGGCGAGCCGGTGCACCTGGAGACGCTCATCGCGTCGACGGCGCCCCCGGACGTTGCCGCCGAGCTCGTGGCGGTCTACGGCCTCATCGCCAAGCTGCCCGTGAGGGAACGCGTCGTGCTGATCCTGCGTCGGGTCGAGGAGCTCTCGCTGGAGGAGATTGTCGTGCAGACCGGGTGGTCGCTCGCCACCGTCAAGCGCGCGCTGGTCCGCGCGGAGGGCCTGCTCGACGTTTCGCGTTCGCGCGGGGAGGAGGGGCGATGA
- the hxsC gene encoding His-Xaa-Ser system radical SAM maturase HxsC — MLVKLSARGLRALSETSRRPFVARISENPALPEAYRSSDLLLLSEEASELPPGFRGYLLRQPRPSDRKDTYHLGVDHDYLREGDVVRIDPVRGTVSALYRANSRSNTFLVTERCDNFCVMCSQPPKDHDDGWLVDDIERAIPLISPEASEIGVTGGEPALLGERLVRLLVLLREHLPRTSVHVLSNGRRFADASFARAVGDVRHPDLMIGIPLYSDLAEEHDYVVQAEGAFDQTVRGILNLKRRRVRVELRFVIHRETVERMAEFARFVARNLTFLDHVALMGLEHVGFAKTNLEALWIDPLDYQGPLREAVLTLERAGMATSIYNHQLCVLDPTLHRFARKSISDWKNVYVEICQTCRRKEECGGFFTSSAVKRSRGISPYG, encoded by the coding sequence ATGCTGGTGAAGCTCTCCGCGCGTGGTCTACGAGCATTGTCGGAAACCTCGCGCAGGCCGTTCGTCGCGCGAATCTCGGAGAATCCCGCGCTCCCGGAGGCGTATCGATCGAGCGATCTGTTGCTTCTGTCCGAGGAGGCGTCCGAGCTCCCGCCGGGGTTCCGAGGATACCTCTTGCGCCAGCCACGACCCTCAGACCGAAAGGACACGTATCACCTCGGCGTCGACCACGATTACCTGCGGGAGGGGGATGTCGTGCGGATCGACCCCGTGCGGGGTACGGTCTCGGCCCTCTACCGAGCGAACTCCCGGTCGAACACGTTCCTCGTGACCGAGCGCTGCGACAACTTCTGCGTGATGTGTTCCCAGCCGCCCAAGGACCACGACGATGGGTGGCTCGTGGACGATATCGAGCGGGCCATCCCCTTGATTTCGCCCGAAGCCTCGGAGATCGGTGTCACGGGCGGCGAGCCTGCTCTCCTCGGCGAGCGTCTCGTACGGCTCCTCGTGCTGCTCCGGGAGCACCTCCCCCGCACGAGTGTGCATGTCCTCTCGAATGGTCGAAGGTTCGCCGACGCCAGTTTTGCGCGCGCTGTCGGTGATGTGAGGCACCCTGACCTGATGATCGGCATTCCGCTCTACTCGGATTTGGCCGAGGAACACGACTACGTCGTCCAGGCCGAAGGAGCCTTCGACCAAACGGTGCGAGGAATCTTGAACCTGAAGCGGCGGCGCGTCCGCGTCGAGCTTCGGTTCGTAATCCACCGGGAGACGGTCGAGAGGATGGCGGAGTTCGCGCGCTTCGTCGCGAGGAACTTAACCTTTTTGGATCACGTCGCGCTCATGGGCCTCGAGCACGTGGGGTTCGCGAAGACCAATCTCGAGGCGCTGTGGATCGATCCGCTCGATTACCAAGGGCCACTACGGGAAGCCGTCTTGACTTTGGAACGTGCGGGGATGGCGACCTCGATCTATAACCATCAGCTCTGCGTGCTCGATCCGACGCTGCACCGGTTCGCCCGGAAGAGCATCTCGGATTGGAAGAATGTGTACGTCGAGATATGCCAGACGTGTCGCCGGAAGGAGGAGTGCGGTGGATTCTTCACATCCTCTGCGGTGAAGCGTAGTAGGGGGATCTCTCCGTATGGCTGA
- a CDS encoding glycoside hydrolase family protein: MSIGLAAALTACGSSSVEVLHTGTGGSGADASSSSGETASGGASSSSSTGGAAPAACKRGIAYGYHSVADLTALSKGIGWWYNWAAKPDNTDVAAAYAGLGVEYVPMAWGEASLSGLSAEVPPDARYLLGFNEPNFGSQANLTPTQAAALWPQIEDFAKQHDLAIVSPAVNFCGGTCNVADPFEWLDQFFAACPACKIDYIAMHWYACDGSALTWYLQQFESKYTQKLWLTEFSCLDGSDTSEPAQQAYMKAALAILEANPRVVRYAWFTGRSDFTPSIDLLGADGELTPLGETYVNYPASCKP, encoded by the coding sequence GTGTCCATCGGCCTCGCGGCGGCCCTCACCGCCTGCGGCTCGAGCAGCGTCGAGGTGCTGCACACGGGCACGGGGGGCTCCGGCGCGGATGCCTCGAGTTCGAGCGGCGAAACCGCGTCTGGCGGCGCATCGTCGTCGTCGAGCACGGGCGGCGCTGCCCCGGCCGCGTGCAAGCGCGGAATCGCGTACGGCTACCACTCCGTGGCCGACCTCACCGCGCTCTCGAAGGGGATCGGCTGGTGGTACAACTGGGCGGCGAAACCGGACAACACCGACGTCGCTGCCGCCTACGCCGGGCTTGGCGTGGAGTACGTGCCCATGGCGTGGGGTGAGGCATCCCTCTCGGGGCTTTCCGCGGAGGTCCCGCCCGACGCGCGTTATCTCCTCGGCTTCAACGAGCCCAATTTCGGCTCGCAGGCGAACCTCACACCGACGCAGGCGGCCGCGCTCTGGCCTCAGATCGAGGACTTCGCGAAGCAGCACGACCTCGCGATCGTGTCGCCCGCTGTCAACTTCTGCGGGGGCACCTGCAACGTGGCGGACCCATTCGAGTGGCTCGACCAGTTCTTCGCCGCCTGCCCGGCCTGCAAAATTGACTACATCGCTATGCACTGGTACGCGTGCGACGGTAGTGCGCTCACCTGGTACCTCCAGCAATTCGAGAGCAAGTACACGCAAAAGCTCTGGCTGACGGAGTTCTCGTGCCTCGATGGGAGCGACACCTCCGAGCCCGCGCAGCAAGCCTACATGAAGGCCGCGCTCGCGATCCTCGAGGCCAATCCCAGGGTCGTACGTTATGCCTGGTTCACCGGGCGGAGCGACTTCACGCCAAGCATCGATCTGCTGGGCGCCGACGGCGAGCTCACCCCGCTCGGCGAGACGTACGTGAACTACCCTGCGAGCTGCAAGCCGTGA
- the hxsB gene encoding His-Xaa-Ser system radical SAM maturase HxsB — MVRAVFHPRSAYAPSAGYRLLPLRFGRLDEHAYIVTNDVGEYVRLARDELVAFLERRLDPNTSVYKALKSRHFLYENDSSVAFDLLALKYRSRAERVAAFTGLHIFVVTLRCDHSCQYCQVSRQSEDSTAFDMTVEHADKALDLVFRSPNEHIKIEFQGGEPLLNFPLVRHIVERARKQNEDHRRDLQFVITSNLSRLSDDVLSFCKEHGVYLSTSLDGPADLHDGQRPTRGGGSHRKTVEGIHRVREALGPDRISALMTTTPRSLSRVEKIIDEYVHLGFHGIFLRSLSPYGFAARSLVKRYGVEDWLDFYKRGLSHILRINAGGYFLREEFTTILLQKMFSPLSSGYVDLQSPAGIGIGALVYNYDGAVYASDEGRMLAEMGDQTFRLGHLDEHSYEDLLTSEALLVPLGETILEGMPMCADCPFLPYCGADPVFHRATQGDAVGHKAFSAFCTKQMGVLRHVIGLLETDAEARDILLRWV; from the coding sequence ATGGTGCGGGCGGTCTTCCATCCGAGGAGTGCCTACGCGCCGTCGGCGGGATATCGCCTGCTGCCCCTGCGCTTCGGTCGCCTCGACGAGCATGCGTACATCGTAACGAACGACGTCGGCGAGTACGTCCGCCTCGCGCGTGACGAGCTCGTCGCGTTCCTCGAGCGGAGGCTCGATCCGAACACGAGCGTTTACAAGGCGCTGAAGTCGCGCCATTTCCTGTACGAAAACGATTCGTCCGTCGCCTTCGACTTGCTGGCGTTGAAATACAGGAGCCGAGCAGAACGCGTTGCTGCGTTTACGGGGCTCCACATCTTCGTCGTCACGTTGCGGTGTGATCATTCCTGCCAGTATTGCCAGGTCTCTAGACAATCGGAGGACAGTACCGCATTCGACATGACGGTCGAGCACGCCGACAAGGCGCTCGATCTCGTCTTCCGAAGCCCAAACGAGCACATCAAGATCGAGTTTCAGGGAGGCGAGCCGCTCCTCAACTTCCCGCTCGTCCGCCACATCGTGGAGCGCGCGCGAAAGCAAAACGAGGACCACCGGCGCGACCTCCAGTTCGTCATCACGTCCAATCTTTCACGTCTGTCCGATGACGTATTGTCATTTTGCAAGGAGCACGGCGTGTACCTGTCGACCTCGCTGGACGGTCCCGCCGATCTCCACGACGGCCAGCGGCCGACGCGCGGCGGTGGCAGCCATCGGAAAACGGTCGAAGGGATTCACAGGGTCCGCGAGGCGCTCGGGCCGGACCGGATATCGGCGCTCATGACGACGACGCCGAGGAGTTTGTCGCGCGTCGAGAAGATCATCGACGAGTACGTTCACCTCGGGTTCCACGGCATCTTCTTGCGGAGCCTCAGCCCGTACGGATTCGCGGCGCGGAGCCTGGTCAAACGGTACGGCGTCGAAGACTGGCTCGACTTCTACAAGCGCGGGCTCTCGCACATCCTCCGGATCAATGCCGGGGGCTACTTTTTGCGCGAGGAGTTCACGACCATCCTGCTCCAGAAGATGTTCTCGCCTCTCAGCTCGGGATACGTCGATCTCCAATCCCCCGCAGGAATCGGGATCGGGGCGCTCGTCTACAATTACGACGGTGCCGTGTACGCCTCGGACGAGGGCCGCATGCTGGCCGAGATGGGGGACCAGACCTTCCGATTGGGGCACCTGGATGAGCACAGCTACGAGGATCTCTTGACGTCCGAAGCGCTCCTCGTGCCGCTCGGCGAGACCATCCTCGAGGGCATGCCCATGTGCGCCGACTGTCCCTTCCTGCCTTACTGCGGCGCCGATCCCGTGTTTCACAGGGCCACGCAGGGCGACGCCGTCGGGCACAAGGCGTTCAGCGCATTCTGCACGAAGCAGATGGGCGTCCTGCGGCACGTGATCGGGCTCCTTGAGACCGACGCCGAGGCGCGAGACATCCTTCTCCGGTGGGTATGA
- a CDS encoding DUF2403 domain-containing lipoprotein: MRFSLRRLFGLALLVLSGVITVGACGSSNGGGGGGSGQAGGGPPLGDPDTGNWLDLGNTHAPPHEPAVPTNTGVVTRGGTLTFLNIGAEGYWGRRIEAEPGDPRCDVQSETIDFGWGSEFCCRTKHEVTSNLLTPFNEQLTMVLDGPLRVKQFAVYQPLADRGGPWAIRSFWDRRTPDTPYNFHFSGPNDASIFDGDLGNSCTFFAMQQRKFPCGPGSDPYCPGSGLDYDGWPGSKLVVLLASMPYADDPSLKPLSCIAADQDEREQDSPWIGISPSELNRDGWSGYHPCHCFNNTNNGQLGDGCGQINVFEVIAEASGPQWGNRDVISTGIRSYQVGSLGGVTCGIQSCGIEQFPADADLLDVNSLTAMNAGAVIDADHPATKEGPAWRRALDDRYYLFLLDELSRTVQVAVIHPGKIPQAAQAIVPALPNAVPRTVIDEFASLRLPQ; this comes from the coding sequence ATGAGGTTTTCTTTGCGTCGACTCTTCGGGCTGGCTCTCCTCGTCCTCTCGGGCGTGATCACGGTCGGGGCGTGTGGCTCGAGCAATGGCGGCGGCGGCGGTGGCTCCGGCCAGGCCGGAGGCGGCCCGCCGCTCGGCGATCCGGACACGGGGAACTGGCTCGATCTCGGCAACACGCACGCGCCGCCGCACGAGCCGGCGGTCCCGACGAACACGGGCGTCGTCACCCGCGGCGGGACGTTGACGTTCCTCAACATCGGAGCGGAGGGCTATTGGGGGCGTCGCATCGAAGCCGAGCCCGGGGACCCCCGCTGCGACGTGCAGTCGGAGACCATCGACTTCGGCTGGGGCAGCGAGTTCTGCTGCCGGACCAAACACGAGGTCACGTCCAACCTGCTGACCCCGTTCAACGAGCAGCTGACGATGGTGCTCGACGGGCCGCTCCGCGTGAAACAGTTTGCCGTCTATCAGCCGCTCGCCGATCGAGGAGGCCCGTGGGCGATCCGTTCGTTCTGGGACCGGCGGACGCCGGACACGCCGTACAATTTCCACTTCTCCGGGCCGAACGACGCATCGATCTTCGACGGAGACCTGGGCAACAGCTGCACGTTCTTCGCGATGCAGCAGCGCAAGTTCCCGTGCGGGCCCGGCAGCGATCCGTACTGTCCGGGGTCGGGTCTCGACTACGATGGATGGCCCGGCTCGAAGCTCGTCGTCCTGCTGGCGTCGATGCCCTACGCCGATGATCCTTCGCTGAAGCCTTTGAGCTGCATCGCGGCGGACCAAGACGAGCGAGAGCAAGATTCGCCCTGGATCGGCATCTCCCCCTCCGAGCTGAATCGCGACGGCTGGTCCGGATACCACCCGTGCCATTGTTTCAACAACACGAACAACGGCCAGCTCGGCGACGGTTGCGGCCAGATAAACGTGTTCGAGGTCATCGCCGAGGCGTCCGGGCCTCAGTGGGGCAACCGCGACGTCATCAGCACGGGCATTCGCTCGTACCAGGTGGGATCGCTCGGTGGTGTGACGTGCGGCATTCAGTCGTGCGGGATCGAGCAATTTCCTGCCGACGCCGATCTCCTGGACGTGAACAGCCTGACCGCGATGAATGCAGGCGCGGTCATCGACGCGGATCACCCTGCGACGAAGGAAGGCCCGGCGTGGCGGCGCGCCCTGGATGATCGCTACTACCTGTTCCTGCTCGACGAACTCTCGCGCACGGTGCAAGTGGCCGTGATTCATCCGGGCAAGATCCCGCAAGCCGCGCAGGCGATCGTCCCCGCGCTCCCCAACGCGGTTCCGCGAACCGTGATCGACGAATTCGCGAGCCTCCGCCTACCCCAGTAG